GTAAACGGCGCTGTTTTCCATGCTTCAACATAATTGGAAAAATGGAATTCCTTTGGCACAAAGGTAGGCGGATATTGCGCAATCTCAGCAGGAGATTTCAATGATGTCGAAATCATCCACCACAGGGGAGATAATACCAGTACACTTCCCGCTAATAAAACGATAAAAATAATCGTCTGCTTTAAATTATCTTTGAATTTTTTTGTCTCATAAAACTTCGGTGCTGCGGCAGTTCTCATTTATTATCTCCCCCTCATAATGGACCCATTTTTTGCCGAGTTTCATATTAATGATTGTCAGTACCATTACGACAATAAACAGCAGCCAGGCCATTGCAGATGCATAGCCCATGTCAAACACTTCAAACGCGTTATTCCACATATGCAGATTGTAGAATAGGAGTGAATTTCCTGGTCCTCCGCTTCCGTTTTCTGTCATGACATATGCTTCTTGAAAGATCTGGAAGGCACCAATGGTACTAGTCAGCACATCGAAGAAAATGATTGGTGAAATCATTGGCAGGGTGATATAAAAGAATTTCTGCATAACACCTGCCCCATCAAGATCCGCTGCTTCATACAGTGAAGCTGAAACTCCCTGCAGACTTGCAAGGTAAAGCAGCATTCCGCCTCCGACACTCCACATTTTCATCAAAAGCAAAGCTGGTTTCGTCCATTCAGGATCAAACAGCCAGGCTGGCCCTTCAATCCCAATCCATGCAAGGAACGTATTTACCAATCCTGTCGAAGGACTTAGCAGCTGCATCCACAAAAAGTAAACCGCAACACCCGAGAGGATAGCAGGCAGATAATAAAGTGTGCGGAAGAATTTCATGCCCCTTACTTTCTGATTTAAAAGAACCGACAGAAAAATCGCCCCTGCAGTAGTCAGCGGGACAGAAAATAAAACGTAATAAAGGGTATTCCATAAAGACGTTTTAAAAAGATCATCGATTGTAAACATGCGTTTAAAATTATCAAGGCCGATAAAATTCATCCTTGAAGTAATATTATAATCTGTAAAACTGGCAAATAAGGAAAATAAAAGCGGACCAAGTGTCAGTCCAAGGAAACCAATTATCCACGGGCTGATGAATAGATATCCAAAGATATTTTCTCTTGTTTGGCGGGACATCCGTCTGCGTGATGTCTTTTCTTTTTTCCGCAAGACCCGCTCCCCGGCGAGCAATCGTTGTATCATATGATTTCAACCCATACACCTTCTTTTATTTATTTTTAAAGAGAGAAGGAGGCCCCTTCTCTCTTTTGTTCTATTTTCTCTTTAGTTTTTCAACATCTTTCTCTGCTTTTGCCAGCGCTTTTTCTGGCTTCGTTTTTCCTAGCAGCACACTGTCTATATGCGGATTGATGCGGTTTTGGTAATCAGGATACTTTACTGGAACCGGAAACAATTGCGTTTGATCCAGGTTTTTCACCGAAGCTTCATATACGTACTTATCATCGCCCTTTAGTTCATTAACAACTGCTTCTGCAGCTTCTTTGTTTGCGACATTATCATAGTTTTTCATAGCCCAGTATTTTTGTGCCTCCGGGCCAGCTAAATACTTGATAAATTTCATAGCTTCCTCAGGATGTTTGGCTCCTTTCGGTATTTCAGCTACGAAACCGCCGCCATCGCTCCAATTCCCCGAACCTTTTTCAAATGCAGGAATTGGAGCTACACCAAAGTTCATATCCTCTCCGTAGTCACGAATCTGTGTGTAAAACGTGCCGATATCAACCCACATTGCCACTTTGCCTGCTATGAATGGATTTGACTGCTCACTGCCAAATTCAGCTTCAAAAGATTGAACTGTCTTCTCACCAAGACGCTCTTTCCATCCCAGCAGCCATTGAAGCGCTTCCTGCTTTTTAGGTGTATTGATATAAAGTTCTCCATCTTGAATGAATCCTTTTCCGCCGTCAGCGCTTGTCATCCAGCTGGCCGCACCAATGCTGCCCCATAGCGGATAAAAGCCAACTCTCTCATATCGGTCTCCATCCTTTATATCAAGCTTTGCGGCGTACTCCTCCAGTTCCGCCCATGTTGCTGGCGGCTTTTCCGGATCAAGTCCAGCTTCTTTAAAAGCATCTTTATTGTAAAATAGCAATCTTGTATCTGTATTGAATGGAACTGCATAAGGTTTGTCCCCGTACATTACCGTTTCCCATAAATGAGGATAAAATTGATTTTTGAAGGATTCATCGATATACTTGCTCAGATCTTCTGATTGGGCGTTTTCAGCTCGCTGGGCGACTGAATTAATATCGTTTATAATAACATCAGCCGGGTTTCCCGCTGCGACGGATGCCAGGTTCTTTGTCCAAATATCTCCCCAGGGCAAATATGTATGCTTTACAAAAACCTCATCCTGTGAATTGTTAAAATCCTCTATGATTTTTTCTATGATCGGACGCCTCGTTTCCGAACCCCAGAAGCTCCAAAAATCAACAATTACTTTTCCATCCTTCGTTTTTTCTGCCTGAACACTTTCCTCACCAGAACAGCCTGCCAAGGTGCCAATAAGCAGGATGGCGGAAATGATAAAGATTAATCCCTTTTTCATGATGCTCCCCCTAAATCATATTTAATCTTCAGCTTTAAGCTTGTGCCTAACCCCTGCGCAAAGGAAAAATACTGGCCAGCAAATAAATTAATTAACAACTAAGATAGTACTACCCTGATATTTGGGGATAAAACATTATTTTGAAAAAATTCTCGTAATATGTAAATTTTCAGGGCTTTACGCCTAATAAAAAAAGACCCCTAAAAAGGAGTCTGAATTAAGGAGTTTTTTGAATACTGTGTGCAATGGCTTCCAAATACTCAATGAATATGGCACCATCTTCAGAGGGAACTGCATACATTATCTCACTGTCCATTGACTTGAAATATACTTCACCACGCTCGTTCCAGACTTTCACCTTTACAGATTCTTTGCCTTTCATAATAAATTGGATATCATATAATGGTTTGGAGTCGATGACGGCCTCTGCAGGCATTGCCGAATTTATGGCAGTTCTTGCCGTGCTTTCCCACTTTTCATCTTTTACAGTCGCGGTTTCAGCAGAATACGTTCCATCAGCAGAGAAGGAATTCTCAGTTTCTGATAGAGCAATAGCTGTTTGACTGATAAAACTATCTCCAAGTATATCTGCACTGCTGCTGCCCCTGTCGTTGATTCCTCAGAAAAAATAATGAAAGCGAACATAATACAAGC
This window of the Cytobacillus pseudoceanisediminis genome carries:
- a CDS encoding carbohydrate ABC transporter permease; this translates as MIQRLLAGERVLRKKEKTSRRRMSRQTRENIFGYLFISPWIIGFLGLTLGPLLFSLFASFTDYNITSRMNFIGLDNFKRMFTIDDLFKTSLWNTLYYVLFSVPLTTAGAIFLSVLLNQKVRGMKFFRTLYYLPAILSGVAVYFLWMQLLSPSTGLVNTFLAWIGIEGPAWLFDPEWTKPALLLMKMWSVGGGMLLYLASLQGVSASLYEAADLDGAGVMQKFFYITLPMISPIIFFDVLTSTIGAFQIFQEAYVMTENGSGGPGNSLLFYNLHMWNNAFEVFDMGYASAMAWLLFIVVMVLTIINMKLGKKWVHYEGEIINENCRSTEVL
- a CDS encoding ABC transporter substrate-binding protein gives rise to the protein MKKGLIFIISAILLIGTLAGCSGEESVQAEKTKDGKVIVDFWSFWGSETRRPIIEKIIEDFNNSQDEVFVKHTYLPWGDIWTKNLASVAAGNPADVIINDINSVAQRAENAQSEDLSKYIDESFKNQFYPHLWETVMYGDKPYAVPFNTDTRLLFYNKDAFKEAGLDPEKPPATWAELEEYAAKLDIKDGDRYERVGFYPLWGSIGAASWMTSADGGKGFIQDGELYINTPKKQEALQWLLGWKERLGEKTVQSFEAEFGSEQSNPFIAGKVAMWVDIGTFYTQIRDYGEDMNFGVAPIPAFEKGSGNWSDGGGFVAEIPKGAKHPEEAMKFIKYLAGPEAQKYWAMKNYDNVANKEAAEAVVNELKGDDKYVYEASVKNLDQTQLFPVPVKYPDYQNRINPHIDSVLLGKTKPEKALAKAEKDVEKLKRK